The Raphanus sativus cultivar WK10039 chromosome 2, ASM80110v3, whole genome shotgun sequence genome includes a region encoding these proteins:
- the LOC108841102 gene encoding galactinol synthase 6 isoform X1, which yields MATTKMIVENSTEADMVVNSNVGKRAYVTFLAGNKDYWMGVVGLAKGLRKVNSVYPLVVAILPDVPEEHRQILVAQGCIIREIEPVIPPENKTGYSMPYFVLNYSKLRIWEFVEYEKVIYLDGDIQVFGNIDHLFDSPPGYLYAVKDCFCEISWCKTPQYQIGYCQQSPEKVTWPVESLGSPPPIYFNAGMIMFEPNLVTYEDLLRVVQVTTPTYFAEQDFLNVYFRDTYKPIPSTYNLVLAMLWRHPENVELDQINVVHYCANGSKPWKYDESEEHMDREDIKMLVKKWWEIFEDSSLDYKNFVETESKLNPNPIAAALASNETGVDGLTNLAPSAA from the exons ATGGCTACAACGAAGATGATTGTTGAGAATAGTACCGAAGCTGATATGGTAGTGAATTCCAATGTTGGAAAGAGGGCTTACGTCACTTTCCTCGCTGGAAACAAAGATTACTGGATGGGTGTGGTTGGTCTTGCCAAAGGACTTCGCAAAGTGAATTCGGTCTATCCTCTTGTGGTGGCCATTTTACCAGATGTGCCCGAGGAACACCGTCAAATTTTGGTGGCTCAGGGATGCATCATCCGTGAGATTGAGCCTGTGATTCCACCAGAAAACAAAACTGGATATTCCATGCCTTACTTTGTTCTCAACTACTCCAAGCTTCGTATTTGGGAG TTTGTGGAGTATGAAAAGGTGATATATCTAGATGGAGACATACAAGTGTTTGGTAATATTGATCATCTTTTTGATTCTCCTCCGGGATACTTGTATGCTGTTAAAGATTGCTTCTGCGAGATATCATGGTGCAAAACTCCACAATACCAGATCGGCTACTGTCAGCAGTCACCTGAAAAGGTGACATGGCCGGTCGAAAGCCTTGGTTCTCCGCCACCGATATATTTCAATGCTGGTATGATAATGTTTGAACCGAATCTTGTCACCTATGAAGATCTTCTCCGTGTTGTTCAAGTCACTACTCCAACTTACTTTGCGGAACAG GATTTCCTGAATGTGTACTTTAGAGACACTTACAAGCCAATCCCTTCAACTTACAATCTTGTATTGGCTATGCTTTGGCGTCATCCTGAAAATGTTGAACTTGATCAAATTAATGTTGTTCACTATTGTGCAAAC GGTTCAAAGCCTTGGAAATATGATGAATCTGAAGAACACATGGACCGTGAAGACATTAAAATGTTGGTGAAAAAATGGTGGGAGATTTTCGAAGATTCGAGTCTGGACTACAAGAACTTTGTCGAGACCGAGTCTAAGCTGAATCCAAATCCAATCGCTGCAGCATTAGCTTCCAACGAAACTGGTGTTGATGGTCTTACCAACCTTGCCCCATCTGCTGCATAA
- the LOC108820520 gene encoding mitochondrial carrier protein CoAc2: MAEGEEKNEILDSMPVFAKELIAGGVTGGIAKTAVAPLERIKILFQTRRDEFKRIGLVGSINKIGKTEGLMGFYRGNGASVARIVPYAALHYMAYEEYRRWIIFGFPDTTRGPLLDLVAGSFAGGTAVLFTYPLDLVRTKLAYQVVGSAKSQAKGVAIPLEQIVYRGITDCFSRTYRESGFKGLYRGVAPSMYGIFPYAGLKFYFYEEMKRHVPAEHKKDISLKLVCGSVAGLLGQTLTYPLDVVRRQMQVERLYAAAKEETVRRGTMQTLVKIAREEGWKQLFSGLSINYLKVVPSVAIGFTVYDVMKLHLRVPSREETEAEDRATRKRNTLS; the protein is encoded by the exons ATGGCGGAGGGCGAAGAGAAGAACGAAATCCTTGATTCGATGCCCGTGTTCGCTAAGGAGCTTATCGCCGGCGGCGTCACCGGCGGTATAGCTAAAACCGCCGTAGCTCCACTCGAGCGGATCAAGATTCTTTTCCAG ACAAGAAGAGACGAGTTTAAACGCATAGGACTCGTGGGATCCATCAACAAGATTGGCAAAACCGAAGGTTTAATGGGTTTCTATCG TGGGAATGGTGCGAGTGTCGCTCGGATAGTTCCCTACGCAGCGCTTCATTACATGGCTTACGAGGAATACAGGAGATGGATCATCTTCGGTTTCCCTGACACCACTCGTGGACCGTTGCTTGATCTTGTTGCCGGATCTTTCGCTGGTGGCACTGCGGTTCTCTTCACTTATCCTCTCGACCTTGTCCGGACAAAGCTCGCTTATCAG GTTGTTGGTTCAGCAAAATCACAAGCGAAAGGTGTTGCTATCCCCTTGGAGCAAATCGTGTACAGAGGAATCACCGATTGTTTCTCGAGAACATACAGAGAATCTGGATTCAAAGGCTTATATCGTGGTGTAG CTCCGTCTATGTATGGGATCTTCCCTTACGCTGGTTTGAAGTTCTACTTCTACGAGGAGATGAAACGACATGTCCCTGCTGAACATAAGAAAGACATTTCTCTCAAACTCGTATGTGGATCGGTCGCTGGATTGCTTGGTCAGACCTTAACGTACCCTCTCGATGTTGTCAGGAGACAAATGCAGGTTGAGAGACTATACGCAGCGGCTAAGGAAGAAACAGTAAGAAGAGGGACAATGCAGACCCTTGTCAAGATTGCTAGAGAAGAAGGTTGGAAGCAACTCTTCTCCGGGCTTAGCATCAATTACCTTAAG GTTGTACCATCAGTGGCAATCGGATTCACTGTATATGATGTTATGAAGCTGCACTTGAGAGTCCCTTCACGAGAGGAAACAGAGGCAGAAGATAGAGCCACACGGAAACGAAACACTTTAAGCTGA
- the LOC108840732 gene encoding 1-aminocyclopropane-1-carboxylate synthase 7: protein MGLPLMMERSSNNNVVELSRVAVSDTHGEDSPYFAGWKAYDENPYDESHNPSGVIQMGLAENQVSFDLLESYLEKKNPEGSMWGSKGAPGFRENALFQDYHGLKSFRQAMASFMQQIRGGKASFDPDRIVLTAGATAANELLTFILADPNDALLVPTPYYPGFDRDLRWRTGVRIVPIHCDSSNHFQITPEALEQAYQTARDENIRVRGVLITNPSNPLGATVQKKVLEDLLDFCVRKNIHLISDEIYSGSVFHASEFTSVAEIVENIDDVSVKERVHIVYSLSKDLGLPGFRVGTIYSYNDNVVRTARRMSSFTLVSSQTQHMLASMLSDEEFTEKYIRINRERLRRRYETIVEGLKKAGIECLKGNAGLFCWMNLGFLLDKETKEGELELWDVILKELKLNISPGSSCHCSEYGWFRVCFANMSEKTLDIALKRIHEFMDRRSGF, encoded by the exons ATGGGTCTTCCGCTAATGATGGAGAGATCATCAAACAACAACGTTGTCGAGCTTTCTCGAGTGGCGGTTTCAGACACACATGGTGAAGATTCACCTTACTTCGCCGGCTGGAAAGCTTACGATGAAAATCCTTACGACGAATCACATAATCCTTCCGGTGTCATTCAAATGGGTCTTGCCGAGAATCAg GTCTCGTTCGATCTTCTAGAAAGTTACTTAGAGAAAAAGAATCCAGAAGGTTCCATGTGGGGATCAAAAGGAGCACCTGGGTTTAGAGAAAACGCACTGTTTCAAGACTACCACGGTCTCAAATCTTTCAGACAAGCCATGGCTAGCTTCATGCAACAGATTCGTGGAGGCAAAGCTAGTTTCGATCCTGACCGTATCGTCCTCACCGCTGGAGCCACCGCCGCTAATGAACTCTTAACGTTTATCCTCGCTGATCCCAACGACGCCCTTCTCGTCCCTACGCCATATTATCCAGG ATTCGATAGAGATTTGCGATGGAGAACCGGAGTTAGAATTGTACCGATTCATTGCGACAGCTCAAACCATTTCCAAATAACCCCAGAGGCGCTCGAGCAGGCTTACCAAACGGCTCGTGACGAGAACATTAGAGTCCGAGGAGTCCTCATAACCAACCCATCAAACCCATTAGGCGCGACGGTCCAAAAGAAGGTTCTAGAAGATCTCCTCGACTTCTGCGTTCGCAAGAACATTCACTTGATCTCAGACGAGATCTACTCCGGTTCGGTCTTCCACGCGTCAGAATTCACCAGCGTAGCCGAGATCGTAGAGAACATCGATGACGTGTCAGTTAAGGAACGTGTTCACATCGTATACAGCCTCTCCAAAGATCTAGGTCTTCCCGGTTTCCGAGTTGGGACCATTTACTCGTACAACGATAACGTTGTACGGACAGCGAGAAGGATGTCGAGTTTCACGCTTGTCTCGTCTCAGACACAACACATGTTGGCTTCTATGTTGTCCGATGAGGAGTTTACGGAGAAGTACATAAGAATAAACCGTGAAAGGCTTAGGAGACGGTACGAGACAATCGTTGAAGGGCTTAAGAAGGCAGGGATCGAGTGTTTGAAGGGTAACGCAGGATTGTTCTGTTGGATGAATTTGGGTTTCTTGCTTGACAAGGAAACGAAAGAAGGCGAGCTCGAGCTTTGGGATGTGATCTTGAAGGAACTGAAGCTTAATATATCGCCGGGATCTTCGTGCCATTGCTCGGAGTATggatggtttagggtttgttttgCTAATATGAGTGAGAAGACTTTGGATATTGCGTTGAAGAGAATACATGAGTTCATGGACCGACGAAGTGGATTTTGA
- the LOC108841102 gene encoding galactinol synthase 6 isoform X2, whose amino-acid sequence MATTKMIVENSTEADMVVNSNVGKRAYVTFLAGNKDYWMGVVGLAKGLRKVNSVYPLVVAILPDVPEEHRQILVAQGCIIREIEPVIPPENKTGYSMPYFVLNYSKLRIWEFVEYEKVIYLDGDIQVFGNIDHLFDSPPGYLYAVKDCFCEISWCKTPQYQIGYCQQSPEKVTWPVESLGSPPPIYFNAGMIMFEPNLVTYEDLLRVVQVTTPTYFAEQRHLQANPFNLQSCIGYALASS is encoded by the exons ATGGCTACAACGAAGATGATTGTTGAGAATAGTACCGAAGCTGATATGGTAGTGAATTCCAATGTTGGAAAGAGGGCTTACGTCACTTTCCTCGCTGGAAACAAAGATTACTGGATGGGTGTGGTTGGTCTTGCCAAAGGACTTCGCAAAGTGAATTCGGTCTATCCTCTTGTGGTGGCCATTTTACCAGATGTGCCCGAGGAACACCGTCAAATTTTGGTGGCTCAGGGATGCATCATCCGTGAGATTGAGCCTGTGATTCCACCAGAAAACAAAACTGGATATTCCATGCCTTACTTTGTTCTCAACTACTCCAAGCTTCGTATTTGGGAG TTTGTGGAGTATGAAAAGGTGATATATCTAGATGGAGACATACAAGTGTTTGGTAATATTGATCATCTTTTTGATTCTCCTCCGGGATACTTGTATGCTGTTAAAGATTGCTTCTGCGAGATATCATGGTGCAAAACTCCACAATACCAGATCGGCTACTGTCAGCAGTCACCTGAAAAGGTGACATGGCCGGTCGAAAGCCTTGGTTCTCCGCCACCGATATATTTCAATGCTGGTATGATAATGTTTGAACCGAATCTTGTCACCTATGAAGATCTTCTCCGTGTTGTTCAAGTCACTACTCCAACTTACTTTGCGGAACAG AGACACTTACAAGCCAATCCCTTCAACTTACAATCTTGTATTGGCTATGCTTTGGCGTCATCCTGA
- the LOC130508700 gene encoding major pollen allergen Ole e 10-like — MKILFFLPLLFLLSLVVVVANGGEVDSSSSRWCLPKPGISTEQLRDVLDYVCTKVPCQESDMCFTDLSVRTGFAMNMYFQLNGRSEESYIFGGAGMVVTTNASTAGGCNYVSAAAAAAIIPSAQETMVVLMMIRVFLFI, encoded by the coding sequence ATgaaaattctatttttcttacCTCTGCTCTTTCTTCTTTCCCTTGTTGTGGTGGTGGCTAATGGCGGCGAAGTTGACTCAAGCTCCTCCCGGTGGTGTCTCCCAAAACCGGGAATCTCAACGGAGCAGCTACGTGACGTTCTTGACTATGTATGTACGAAAGTACCCTGTCAGGAGAGCGACATGTGTTTCACAGATCTCTCTGTCAGGACAGGGTTCGCAATGAACATGTACTTCCAACTCAATGGACGCTCGGAAGAATCGTATATATTCGGAGGTGCTGGGATGGTCGTGACGACCAATGCCAGCACCGCTGGCGGATGCAATTACGTCTCCGCCGCTGCTGCTGCCGCCATTATCCCGTCCGCTCAAGAGACGATGGTGGTGCTGATGATGATTCGagtctttcttttcatttaa